The genomic DNA TAAAAACAGATTCGCCCCGACGTCCAGATTGTCCGAGAGGTTTAACTCTTGATGGATCAGGGCGATCCCCAGCTCCAACGCCCGCTGCACCGAATCGATTCGAACCGGTTTGCCGTCCAGCAGAATCTGCCCCGAATCGGGCAACTGCACGCCGGCCAAGATCTTCATCAGCGTGCTCTTGCCAGCACCGTTTTCGCCGATCACGGCATGCACTTGCCCCCGCGTCGCCGACAGCGAAACGCCGCTGAGCGCAGCGACTCCCGCAAAACGTTTTGTTACGTCACGAACCTCTAACAGTGGGACTGCCGCCGGGGAATGGGATGTCATGCAAACGAACTTGGCTTACGGTAAAAACGGGCACCTCGGCATCGAGGCTCCCGACGCTCGGCTTGGAATTACTCCGCTGTCTCACCCATGTTCTTCTTTAGCTCGGTCCAAAATTCGTCCAGGTTATCCTTGCGAATCTTGCGAGCCGGGATGTCGAGGAATCCGTCTTCGGGAATCCCCAGCGACTGGAGATTCTCGCCGCGAGCCAACCCCGCCAAGACCTTGACCGATTGCCGTCCGTATTCGAACGGATTTTGCACGACGGTTCCGTAGACGTTGCCGTCTTGAATTCCCTGCAGCGTTTCTTGAGCTTCGTCGAATCCGATGACTTTGATTTTTCCAAGATGTCCGCTCTGCGTGAGCGCTTCGAGCATCAGCGGCGGGTTGTAAGCAAACAGCCCCACCATGCCAGCCAGATCGGGATGGCGGCTGATCGCGTCCTCGGCGTTCGCTTTCCCTTGAGCGCGATCGAATTGATCGGTGTAGGTGCCGACGATGTGCCAGTCTCCCTCTTTGATCTCGGCGTCGGGCGGGTCGAAACGGGTCGGATCTTCGCTGCGTCCCAAGACCGCGTCGATCACTCCCTGACGTCGGCGGCGCGCGTTGTCCTGTTCCAAGCGACCGATGAAGATCGCCAACTTGCCCCCCTCGGGCATCGCTTCGCGGACCAGTTCGCCGCACATCCGCCCCGCGATATAGTTGTCCACTCCGATGTAGCACAGCCGATCCGAATCGGGCGCGTCGCTGTCGTGCGTGATCACTTTGGCGTACTTCGCTGCCTTGTTGATCAACTCGGTTTGATTCTCTGGATCGATCGGACTGATCGCGATCCCATCGGTCCCCTTGGTCAAAAGATCTTCGATCATCCGCTTCTGCGCGGTGATCCCTTCAGCCGGCATCAGCACCTCGACGTCGGCATCAAAATCCTTCCCACCTTGCTTAACGCCCGCTTCGGCGATCACCCAAAACGAGGCGACGCCGTTGGTCACATATGCGACGCTGGGGCGTTGGCCGGAGTCGCCGCCACCGGCCGAATCGCTGGAACTTTTATTGCATCCGGTACCCAGTACCGAAACGCAGGCGAACAGGGAAAGCAGAAAAAAAGTTGGCTTCGACATGGAGGTCCATTCAACGAGATCAAGTGCAAGGGGGCGGTCGGCAACAGCAAACGCCCGGTTGGGGAGAATCGATCGAATTGGAAAGTATCGTGTCCACTGTCAGGCTGGTCAACCTTTTCCCCAAACCAAGCTATATTGAAGGCTCGCCGCGATCGGATCGATTCCCATCACCCCAAAATTGAAAAGCGTCTGGCTCAATGCCCCAGTTCCCCGAACCCTTGCAGATCAGTCCACGCATCTCGGTGATCCCGATCATCCATGGTAGCGGCGATTTTTCCTGGGAAGTTCGCCGCCGGATGCTGGAGCACGAATTCGATTGCGTCGCCATCCCGCTGCCTCATTCGTTTCAACAACGAGTCGAAGAGGGAGTGTTGCAGCTGCCCAAGCCCTCGATCGTGATCCAGCCGACGTCGCCGCGGTTTACGGAATCGGAGTGGTCCGAATCGCAGTCGGCCGACGACGATGAAGACGATTTCGACGACGAATCCCCGACCAGCTATGTGCCGATCGATCCCTGCCAGCCGGTGATCATGGCGATCCGGATCGCCATGGGGGAACATCTGCCGCGGCATTTCATCGATCTGGAGACCGATCCGTTTGAGCCGATGTCGGCGACGATGCCCGATCCGTTCGCGCTCAAACGCGTGCCGTTGGAGCGTTTTGCGGCGGCGATGTTGCCGGGCGTTCCGCATCCGCCCGACCGCCAGATACAGCAGCGGATCTTGCACATGGCTCTGCGGCTCCGCGAACTCGAACAACGCTACGAAAAGATCCTTTTCGTCTGCAGCGTTCTGCAGTGGCCTTGGGTCCGGCAGGCGTATCGCGAAAGTGATGCCGAGTTACCGGAGCACGATCTTGTCGAACCGCCTGAGATCTACGACGTCAATCCGCGGTCGTTGAACTTCATGTTTGGCGAACTCCCCTACATCACGGGTCTGTACGAACGGGCCCGCGCCGAATTGGAGGACGATCGCTTCATGTCGATCGATGGCGTCAAGCAGCTGCTGCTGGCCGCTCGCGATGCCTACCGCGCCGACCTCGGCGTGCGGGCACGCAAGGTGACGCCGCTGCTGCTGAGTCAGTGCCTGAAATACATTCGCAACCTGTCGCTGATCGGACGCCGGATGACGCCCGATCTGTATACGATCGTCGTCGCGGCAAAGCAGATCCTAGGGCCCCAGTTCGCGCTGCACGTGGTCGAAACCGCGCGGTCGTATCCTTATCTAAATTCGGATTCCAACAACGATCGCAATCAGGTCACGTTGGGGATCGACCAGGCGAGGCTCCCCGATGGCCAGATCGTTCCGCTGGTCAACCGCTTGCCCGGTCCCGAGGTCAGCTGGCAGACGCTGCAATTGAATCGCCGCCCGACGCAAGAGGAATCGAAGCGTTGGCAGTACCGCTGGAATCCATACGGGCAATGCAGTTACCCGCCCGAAGACCAACAGATTGAAAACTTCCGCACCCGCGTCGTCGAACGGGCCCAAGCAATCCTGGGAACCGATCTGGCGCGGACGGAGAAGTTTACCACCAGCGTGAAGGATGGCATCGACATCCGCGACACGCTGCGTCATTGGTACGAAAAACAGATCTACGTCAAAGTGCTGCCGCCCGATCGCGGCAAGCTCGACTGCTGCGTGATGCTGTTCGACAGCCCTTCGGATCCGCGCGATTACCCGTGGCGTACCACGTGGTTCGCCGAACACGAAGAGGAATCGACGCTCGCCTTCTACGCCACCGACTTCTCCAAAGAGATGGTGGGGCCGGGGATCGGGATGTCGGTCTATGGCGGCGCGATGTTCCTGTTCCCGCCAGTCGTGATCCCCGATATCTGGAACGATCCACGATTGGACTTCGTCGATTCGTTGGAAGAGCGTTTGATCGCCGCGGCGTGCACCTACTCGCGTTCCCGGCAGATCGCGATTATGTCCAGCCTGCCGCCGGGAGCGGGCTGGCGACGGCTGGCCAAGCGATTCCACAAACACTTGGTCCACGTGCCGATCGGATCGTTCAGCGACAGCCACATCCAGCAACTGCGAATGGTCCACGTCCTCAACGGCCAACACATCCGCAGCTACGCCGCCGATTTCATCCGCAAAGCGTAGAGTGGTCCCGCAATCAGTAGCCCCACTGATTGCAGACCACCTTAAATCCGCACTAGGTGCTGGCCGCCGGTCCGTCGAACCAAGCGTCGCATCTCCAACACGCTGACGGTCGACAGCACTCGGTGCGCTGGCAATTTCGTGTTGGCGATGATCTCGTCGATCGATGTTGCCATGGCGCCGATCGCGTCGAGAACTTGGCACTCCTGTTCGTTCAACAGCAACTCGGCGGCCTGATGCAATTGTCGCGGCGCGTCGTCGGCATCGCGAACCTGGACCGGTTGAGACAGCGGCCCCAGGCTCTCCAAGATGTCGTCGACCGATTGGATCAACGTCACGCCATCGCGGATCAATTGATTCGTGCCGCGCGACATCCGCGAATTGACGGGGCCGGGCAGGGCGAAACAGTCGCGTCCCTGCTCGCTAGCCAACCGCGCTGTGATCAGCGCACCGCTACGGTCGGCAGCCTCGGTCACGCAGACGCCAAGCGACAGCCCGCTGATCAAACGGTTACGTTGCGGGAACATTCCCGCACGCGGCTTGGCCCAGGGCGGATTCTCGCTGATCAAACACCCGTTGGCCGTCACGTCATCCGCCAAACCACCATGTTCCGCCGGATAGATCGCCCCCATTCCGCCGCCGAGCACCGCGAGCGTGCGGCCTCCCGCATCGAGCGCCGCCTGATGAGCGATGCCATCGATTCCCCGCGCCAGCCCACTGACAACGGTCACTCCCGCGCGAGCCAGCCCCGCCGCCAAGACCTGCGTCTGCCGTCGTCCATAAGGCGTCGGATGCCGAGTGCCGACGATCGCGACCGCCAGTTCATCCTCTTTGACAAACGTCCCCCGCATGAACAACACCGGCGGCGCGTCGCACAG from Rosistilla oblonga includes the following:
- the dprA gene encoding DNA-processing protein DprA; the protein is MSEFSGNVDDPLIPLLRLAMLPGIGPRTLTALLECFDSPSDVLAASADALMRVAGVGPKLVDAIRSPNAQVDVEDLIAECQRLQIEIVPQAADGHPKRLLELCDAPPVLFMRGTFVKEDELAVAIVGTRHPTPYGRRQTQVLAAGLARAGVTVVSGLARGIDGIAHQAALDAGGRTLAVLGGGMGAIYPAEHGGLADDVTANGCLISENPPWAKPRAGMFPQRNRLISGLSLGVCVTEAADRSGALITARLASEQGRDCFALPGPVNSRMSRGTNQLIRDGVTLIQSVDDILESLGPLSQPVQVRDADDAPRQLHQAAELLLNEQECQVLDAIGAMATSIDEIIANTKLPAHRVLSTVSVLEMRRLVRRTGGQHLVRI
- a CDS encoding sugar-binding protein, whose translation is MSKPTFFLLSLFACVSVLGTGCNKSSSDSAGGGDSGQRPSVAYVTNGVASFWVIAEAGVKQGGKDFDADVEVLMPAEGITAQKRMIEDLLTKGTDGIAISPIDPENQTELINKAAKYAKVITHDSDAPDSDRLCYIGVDNYIAGRMCGELVREAMPEGGKLAIFIGRLEQDNARRRRQGVIDAVLGRSEDPTRFDPPDAEIKEGDWHIVGTYTDQFDRAQGKANAEDAISRHPDLAGMVGLFAYNPPLMLEALTQSGHLGKIKVIGFDEAQETLQGIQDGNVYGTVVQNPFEYGRQSVKVLAGLARGENLQSLGIPEDGFLDIPARKIRKDNLDEFWTELKKNMGETAE